Below is a genomic region from Euzebyales bacterium.
TCGTCGAGCAGGTGTTCCACGTGGGCCGGATCGGCCGGCGCCGCGATCGTTGCGACCGCCCGGACACCGTCGATGTCAGGGGCGGCGCTGATCACCGCGGCGCCGCCCAGCGAGTGGCCGACGAGCAGCGCCGGCGCCCACAGCGTGTCTGCGAGGTAGTCAGCGGCCGCACGCAGGTCGGCGACGTCGCACGAGAACGTCGCGTCGGCGAAGTCGCCACCGCTGCGGCCGAGTCCCGCGAAGTCGAATGACAGGACAGCGATGCCCTGATCGGTCAGCGCGCGGGTGATCTGACGCTCGACCCGCAGGTCCTTCGAGCACGTGAAGCAGTGGGCGAACAGGGCGGTCGCGCTGGGTGCACCGTCAGGCCGTTCCAGCCTGGCGGACAGCTCCTGTCCTCGATCATTGATGAACGTGCAGGTGCTCGACGTCGTCACCCCGGCCTCCTCGTCGCTGTCGGGCGCAGCGTAGTGAGTCGTGCGCGGCGCGTGCGGGCACCGTCGCGTGGGTGACGGTCCCGACGACATCTCCTGAGCTCGTTGGTGCGCCGCCGATCATCAGAATCCCTCGCTGGTGCGACACCGTCACGCGGGAACGTCTCGAGCGGCGCGAAGGCGCCGGACAGCGACGGGCGGAACGTCGCGTTCTCCGCGGTCCTGCCGTTCAGGATCGGCGGTCCGCAACCGTCTCGCGGCGCCGGGTGCGGAGATCATCGGACGACCAGATGGCGGTGCTGTTGTCGTCGGTGTCGATGCCGACCGCGACGGTCATCGCGCCGTTCGCTGCGATCGCGCGGACGGCGACTCGGCTGTGACGCCGCCCTCGACCGTCGAGCGCTGCCACCACGACGCGTCGTCGGACGTCCAAACCGTGATGGCGCCGCTGCCGTGATCCCGGCCGAACGCGACGACTGTTCCGTCGAGGGCGGCGATCCCGTCGATCGCCGCCCTGTCGAGATCCGGGTGGTCGCTCACGGGCTCTTCCACACCCGGCCGTCCGGTGACGTCCACAGCACGGCGCGATCACGCACCGGATCATGGCCTCCAGCGATGAACACGTCGTCGAAGGCGGTGACGGCTGCGACCGTCGCGGCGCCGAAGACACCGGGAGGTCGCCCGCCAGGTGCGCCCGTCGCGGGTCGTCACGACATGTGCGACGTCGCTGTCCGTCGGCTGACCGATCGCCAGCATCTCGTCGTCCGCAGCGATTGCATCGCGGACGCGGAGGCCATCGAGGACCGGAACGTCGTTGGTCCGTGTCCACGTCCGTCCGTCGCCCGAACGCAGAACGACCACGCCGTCACGCTCGTCGCTGACGACCACGAACGACCCGTCGACGGCGACGACTGCGCGAGGACCGTACGCATCCGTGGGACCGAACCACCCGAACTGCGCCTGGAGGAACAGCACCGCGCAGCCGGCGATCGTCGGTGCGACGCCGGCCATCAGCCCACCCGATCGGAAGTCCCCAGGGCCTAGCGCGAGCGACGCGACCGCGAGCAGCGCGGGGATCGCCACCACCAGGCGCTCCACAGCGGCATCGTGGACTTCCCCCCTAGGACGTGGGTGCGTGGCGGGTGGGACGGCGCCGCCCGATGACCAGCAGGGCACCGCCCCCGACCGTGCCGAGCCCACCGACGAGGAGCGCCGCGACCGGAGTGTGCGAGTCAGTCCTCGTCGTCGTCGGTGTCCTGGCGTTCGTCGCCGCCGTCCCGTCCCTGCTCCTCGACCTCGTGGCGGGATCCGTCCCGCCACCACACCTTCAGGCGTGACCGGTGGTGCTCGGACTCGAAGTCGACCCGGGTCGATCCGTCGTCCTCTGCCTCGACGTCGGCGGTGAAGCCGGCTGCCGGCACCGCGCCGAGCACCTCGACCTCATCCGGCGAGAACCGCACGGTGGCCGTGCCGCCGACGGTCTCGAACGTACGCGTCCGTGACGTCGTCATCGGTGCGTCAGACGGCGCGTCCTGCGGTGGCGGGTCAACCGACTGCTCTGCGGGAGGGGAGGTCACGACCGCTGGCAGGGGAGCTGCGACGTCGGTCGCGACTGCACGCACGCCCGCCCACGCGAGCGCGGTGGCTGCGACGGTGGCGACCAGCCACGCCAGTGCGAGCGCGACGCGTCTCATGGGTCCAGCGTGCCAGCGTCCGCGTTAAGGGCGGCTCAAGACGACCTCAAACCGGGCTTGTGAACCACGGCCGGGCGTTCGTGCGGCGTACCCTCTGCTCGATGGCCTCCGTGCTGGTAGTCGAGGACGACCCGCGCATCCGCGCGGCGCTGGTGCGCGAGTTGCGCGAGCGGGGTCATGCCGTCGCACCGTACGCCGCGGGCATGGAGGCGCTTGCAGCAGCGACCGACGACCCGCCCGACGTGGTCGTGCTCGACCTGGGCCTGCCGGACGTCGACGGCGCACGGTGGCTGCGCATGTTCCGCGCCGTCAGCGACGCGCCCGTGGTCGTGGCGAGCGCCCGCGACGACGATCCCGGCATCGTCGCGACGCTGGACGCCGGTGCGGACGACTACCTCGTCAAGCCCTATTCGATCGCGCAGCTCGAGGCGCGGCTGCGGGCGGTGCTGCGACGTGCCGAGGGCGGGGATCCGCAGGAGCCGATGCATGTCGGCGACCTCGTCATCGACGAGGCCGCACGGGAGGTGACACTCGACGGTCGGCCCGTCGAGCTGTCCCGCCTGGAGTTCGATCTGCTGGCGCACCTGGCCCGTCATGCCGGCGAAGTGGTGTCACGGCGGGAGCTGCTCGCCGAGGTGTGGCGCCAACCGTTCGGTGGCGCCGACAAGACCGTCGACGTCCACCTGTCATGGGTCCGACGCAAGCTGGGGGAGTCCGCCGCGGAACCCCGGTACCTGCACACGGTCCGCGGGGTCGGCGTGAAGCTCTCGCCACCGCCGTGAGGCGTCGGCTGGTCGCGGTCACGCTGGCGACGACGTTGACCGTCGCCATCGCCTTCGTGGTGCCGCTGGCGGTGCTGGTGCGGATCCTGGCCACGGACCGGGCGCTGGACGACGCGGATCGAGCCGCGCGCACCCTCATCCCCGTGCTCGTGACAGGCGACCGCGCGGCCGCCGAGGTCGCGCGCGAGCAGGTCGCGGCCACCAGCAGCGCCGATGTGACCATCATCCTGCCCGGCGGCGCGGTGTTGGGGCCACCGGTCGCTGAGACCGACCTCGCCGCCGCACGCCGGGGCAGCGGCGTCGACCGGGCGGCAGCGGACGGATCGCGCATCCGCCTCACCCCGGTCGTCGGTCAGGAGGGAACCAGCGTGATCCAGGTGGTCGTGCCGACCGCGTCGCTGACCGCTGGTGTCGGCACTGCGTGGCTCACGCTCACGGCCGTCGGGCTCGCGCTGGTCGGGATCGCGGTCGTCATCGCTGACCGCCTCGGGAGGCGGGCCGTCGCCCAGGCCTCGGGTGTGGCCGCAGCCGCCCGACGGCTGGCCGCGGGCGAGTCGACGGCCCGGGCGCCCGCGGCCGACCTTCCCGAGCTCGACGCAGCCGCCCGCGCGCTCAACACCCTCGCCGACCGCATCGATGCGCTGGTCGCGGCGGAGCGCGAGGCGGCGGCCGACGTGTCGCACCGACTGCGCACACCGATGACGGCGCTGCGCCTCGACGTCGACGCGCTGCCCGCGTCGGCGGCCACCGAGCGTGTCATCGACGACCTTGCCGCGCTCGATGTCGCGGTGGATCAGGTTATCCGGGCCACGCGGGGCGGCGGCGAGGCGCCGCATGCCTGGACCGACGCGGGCCGGGTCGTCGGCGAGCGATCGGCGTTCTGGTCCGCCCTCGCAGCCGACGAGCAGCGACCGTGGTCGTGCACGCGCCCAGACGAGACCCTGCCGGTCGCGGTCGACGAGGAGCGCCTGGCCGCGGTGCTCGACGCGTTGCTCGGCAATGTGCTGACCCACACCGACCCGCCTGCGGGATGCCGCATCGCGGTGGACCACGTCGATGGCCGCGTGCGCATCCGCATCGACGACGACGGGGCGGGCATCCCGCCCGGAGCGGCCCGACGTGGCCGCAGCGGTGGGGGATCGACCGGGTTGGGCCTCGACATCGCCCGGCGCACCGCCGAGAGCGCCGGTGGATCCCTGCTCGTCGGGCGCGGAGATCACGGCGGTGGCCGCGTGGATCTTCTGCTGCCGTTGTCGGAGTCCGAGGGCTTTACCTCGGCTTGAGCCTCGCTTCGCGCGAGCACAGCACGCGTTCGGTGACCGTGCACCCATCAGGTTCCAAGACGGAAAGAAGGGTGCACCATGCAGACCCGAACCACGTTGCTGGCGGCCGCCGCGTCGGTCGTCGTTCTCGCCACCGCCGGCATCGGCCTGGCCCAGACGAGCACCGACGACACGCCGTCGCCGAGGCCGACCGCGACAGCATCCCCGGCAGGGGACGAGCAGACCGACGCCATGGGCGAGCGTCGGCTGATATCCGCGGGGGAGGCGGGCAGCGTCCGGTACCGGTTCGACGGGGCGCTCGTCGTCACGTCCGTCGATCCGGCGCCCGGGTGGACGGCCGAAACCGAACAGGCCCGGGGGGCGGAGATCGAGGTCGTGTTCACCAACGGCGCCCGTCGCATCGACGTCGAGGTCGAGATCGAGGACGGCGCGCCAAGGGAACGGGTCCGCGAGCGGACCGACGACAGCGACTCACGCGACATCGGTGGCGGCGGGCACGCCGACGACGAGCAACGCGACGACGATGGCGGCGGGCACGCCGACGACGAGCAACGCGACGACGATGGCGGAGATCGGGTCGGGTCTGACGACGATGATCGCAGCGACGACGACCGGTTCATCCGGGGCGATGACGACGATGACCGCCCCGACGATCGAGGCAACGACGATGATCGGTCGGGCCGCGAGCACGACGACGACTGATGCAACCGGATGCTGCTGACCGAACCGCGACGACCACCGATGCCGTGGAGATCCTGACGCCGCCGGCCGCGTCGTCACCGGCACGAGACACCCCGGACGCAGGCTGAGACGTCCGAGTGGCACGGACGGCGGGCAGCGCAGCACGGCGGCCGTGCCGGACGCAACACAGATCGGCCACGTCGCACCGCCCCCGGCGACGTGGCCGATCCGATGCGTCTCCTACCCGTCGACGCGGAGCGGCCAGTCCCGCAGTACCACGATGTCCGTCGCGACAAGGCGGCTGTGCGCGCTTGGTGATGACCGACACGCTCGAAGTGTCGGCTCGACGACAGACCGGCGCGCCCGTGTCGGTCACCATGCCGTATGTCAGATCACACGACACCACGACACGACGCACCCAGGAGCACGGCGATGACCTACTACTACGACGCCAACGCAGGCTACGTCTGGGACATCGGGCAGCCCGGCCTGGCGGACGACGCGATGATGGCCACGGCTGCCGGTGCGGGCGGCAGGCGCCCGGCACGACGCTTCTTCGGCGAGGACGCAGCCGCCCAGCGGCGGATGCGAGGGGAGTGACGCCCCGCACGTTCGCGGCACATCGCTCGCGAGCGTGAGAGGTGGGCGGGACGCGCGCTGGCCGCGGAACGGGCGGGTTCGGCGGTCAGCGCGCGCATCACCGCCCACGCCATGGCACCGTGCGTTGGACGCACGAACTCGTGTCCCGCGGCCGCGCACGCCGTTCATTGCACGTGGACACTGCGCCGCGATGCGGCATCAGCGGATGCCCCGGGGTGGGGTGTCGTCCCGGCGGTCAGAGCGAGAAGTTCAATGTGTCGTTCAGCAGGTTGCGGAGAAACTCGGCCGACGGCGCGTCGCCCTCGATGCTGTCCGCACGCGCGTTGACGATGTCCTCGATCTGGTCCTCGCAGCCCGTGTCGCTCGCCCGCTGACCGATCTCCTCGAACCGTTGCCCGGTGTCCTCCAGCAACTGCTCGTCCTGCGCGATCTCCTCGGCCGTCGCATCCGCGAGCGAGTCGGAGATCTGCTGGAGCTCGGCGATCAACTCGTCGGCCAACTCCTCACACGCCGCCGACCCGGTCGCCGCGGCAGTGTCGGCCGCCTCGGGGTCCTCCGCGCTCGACTCGGTGGCGGCGTCGGTCGCGCAGCCGGCGAGCAGCGCGGCGCCGAGCAGGAGCATGGCGATCGCGAGGCGGTGCAGGTCCCACGCGGGAGTTGACCATCGACGCTTCAGCATCTCATCACCTGTTCTGTCTGGACGCGGTGCGATGAAGAAGCACCGACTTCAGACCGACGCCATTGGCGGTTGTTGCGATTGAATCAGATGCAGCAGAACGATGAAACCATCCGCACGAGGTTGCCGACGCGGCCCGTGAACCTGCTGGTGGTCGCCGGTCTGCGCATCGCCGCCCGCACCTCTCGTCGCTGGTAGAACACAAACGTGCGGCCGCCAACGGTCGTCGCCGACCGGGGAGAGGCGCGATGAGCTGGACGCTGCTACGTCACCTGCCCGACCACGACCGCAGGCGCATCATGCAGGCCACGACGAGGCGGCGGTTCGCACGCGGCGAGGTCGTGTTCCACGAGGGTGACGTCGGCGACGCGCTGCACCTCATCAGCCGTGGCCGCGTCGCGGTGCGCGCGTCGACACCGATGGGCGAGATCGCGACGTTCGCCGTCCTCGGTCCCGGCGACTTCTTCGGCGAGCAGGCACTCGTCAGCGATGGGCAGTCGCGCACGGCCACGATCGTCGCGCTGGAACCCGTGGAGACGCTGGCGGTCGGACGCGCCACGTTCGAGGAGTTGCGTGCGGCGCACCCATCGGTCGAACGCTTCCTGGTCGACGTGCTCGCCGCGCAGGTCCGCCGCTTGAGTGCCCATCTGCTCGAGGCGCTCTTCCTGCCCGCGGAGAAGCGGGTGGCGCGACGGTTGGTCATGCTGGCCGACGAGTACGGCGCGGTCACCCCCGACGCGTCGGCAGCGTCCGCACGTCGCGGGTCCGGCCCGCTCGCCGCCCGGGGTGTCTCCCGACCCGACCCGGTGCTCATCCCGTTGACGCAGGAGCAACTCGCGGCTCTGGCTGGTACGACACGACCGACCGTGAACCGCGCCCTGCGCGAGATGCAGGACGACGGCGCGCTCCGCCTGGGGCGTGGCCGCATCGAGATCCTCGACCTTCGAGCGATCCGCCGGCGCGCGCTCGCGCCCTGATCCACACCGTCCCGGTCGGTGCGACGATGATCCCTGCGCTGCGAACCGCGGGCGTGCGGCGTCGGGCCCCGGCTGCCGAGCGCGTCTGCTGGCACAGCGCTGCGCCTGACGTTCGCGGTGGGCTCGCTCGCCGCCCGCATGTGGCATGCGGTCGGCGGCCGCGGCGTCACGGTGGGTGGACGCACCTCGGGCGGCGAGGCCTTGACGCCATCGCGCCATCGTGTACAACCGGTTCGCGAAGCGTTCGCCAGATGTCGCCGAAGGCTACAAGACACGGACCAGACGTCCGAGTCACTGGCAGTCCCACAGGAGTGCGGGTTGGGAGCGCAGGTGCACGCCTCGACGCTTGACACGCCCCTCACGACAAGCGCAGTGCGCTGCGACGACGTGTGAGCGCAGGTGATGGCCTCGACGAAGATCACCGAGCCGGTCCGTACCGCCCCGCGCGCGGCCAGCTCCGGACCGGGGCCCGAGGTGATGTCCCGGTACCTGTCCAGGGCCGGCCTGCTGGGCGCCGGGGTGTTCTTCGCCTTCTCGCTGTTCCCGTCGCTGCTTCCGCGTGCGGCCCCTGTGCAAGGGATCGTCTCGGGCATCACCGTGATGATCGGCTACGGGCTCGGGGTGGGGGTCCACTGGCTCTGGGACTACCTGGGCCTGCCGCGCACGCGCGGGCAGGCGCGGCAGATCACGGATGTGACCGTCATCGTCGTCGTGGGCTTCGTCATGGTGTCGGCGACCTGGCAGCACGTGGGGTGGCAGAACGCGGTCCGGTCCCTGTTCGGCATGGATCCGGTCGGACCGACCGGGTGGCCGACCGTGCTGGTGGTGACGATCCTGGTCGCCGCGATGATCCTCGTCGTCGCACGATCGATGCGGGTGCTGTTCCACATCATCGTTGGCCGACTCGGCCGGCGACTCCCGCGGCGCCTTTCGCTCATGCTCGGTGCCGCACTGCTGACCGTGCTGCTCCTGACGCTGTGGAGCGGCGTCCTGGTCAACGGCTTCTTCACCGCCGCGAACTGGTTCTTCGCGCCGAGGGACGCCGCGACCGATGACGGCATCGTGCAGCCGACGTCAGCCAACCGGTCGGGCAGCCCGGCATCGCTCGTGCCGTGGGACAGCCTCGGACGCAAGGGACGCACGTTCGTCGCGACGGGTCCGACGATCGAGGATCTCGACGACTTCAACGGCGGGGGCGCGATCGAACCGATCCGCGTCTATGCGGGCCTCGAGTCGGCGGACACGCTGCGTGCCCGGGCCGACCTGGTGCTCGAAGAGTTGAAGCGCACCAACGCCTTCGAGCGTGACGTTCTTGTCGTGGCCACGACCACGGGCACCGGGTTCCTCGATGCGAACGGCGTGGACCCGGTCGAGTACATCCACAACGGCGACACGGCCATCGTCGGTGTCCAGTACTCGTACCTGCCGAGCTGGATCTCCCTGCTGGCCGACCAGGAGGTCGTTCGGGAGGATTCCCGGGTCGTCTTTGACACGATCCATGGCTACTGGTCAACGCTGCCGGAGGCATCCCGCCCCGACATCTATCTGTACGGGCTGTCGCTGGGGGCCTACGGCGCCGAGGCGGTGCTGACCTCGATCGGCATCGTAAACGAACCGATCGACGGTGCGCTGCTGACAGGGCCGCCGTTCGTCAACGAGCTCCGCAACCGACTCGTGGCCGAGCGCGACCCGGGCTCGCCGCCCTGGCTGCCGGTCTACCGGCGCGGACGCACGGTGCGCTTCATGGCCGAGGACGCCGGCATCGCAGGGTCAGGCACGCCGTGGGGTGACACGCGCATCCTGTACCTCCAGCACGCGTCGGACCCGGTCGTGTTCTTCTCTCCGCACCTCGCCTACTCGCCGCCGGAGTGGCTGATGGACGGACAGCGCGGTCCGGACGTGGCAGACGACTTCGTCTGGGTGCCGATCGTCACGATGTGGCAGGTGCTGCTCGACCTGCCGGCGGCCGGCGGCGTGCCGGACGGCTTCGGGCACATGTACTCACCGGAGGCGAACGCGGAAGGCTGGGCGGCCGTGACCGACGCGGACTGGTGGTCGGACATCGACACCGAGGCGCTCGCCGACGCGCTGCAGGACGGCGCGTGAGCCGGCTCGGATCGTCCGACCGCGCGCCGAGACCCGGCGAGGGCGTGACATGGTTGGCGGGCTGGACCCGTCGCTCGCTCTGCGGCCGGGCCGCTCGCGCTCGCGTCCGTCGACGAGATGCTCAGGCAATGACGTCCCACGACAGTACGGGCACACCGCCCGACCTCGCGCCGGCGGCGGACCAGTCGACCACCCGGCCGACGACGCCGCCGACTTCAACGGGGCGTGGAGCAACCACCCGTACTTCGACAGCGGCGTCGCGATCGGCAGTGACGCGGACGGCACCGACGGCTGGTCGGTCGCCTCGGACACGACGACCGTGGCCGACGGCGGTCACACGGTGTCGGCGGTGGCCACGGACCGCGCCGGGCAGACCGGCAGCGATGCCATCACCGTCACCGTGGACAACCAGCCCGATGCCGCGGCGACCCACGTGGGTGATCTCGGCAGCGCGGCGACGACGCCCATCAGACGCGAGTGGGGGCGCCACCGTGCAGATCGAAGTCCACGACGACGCCCCCGTGAGGCGGCGAGGCTGATCACGTCGGCGGCAGTGGGTCGTAGGATGCGATCCACGGCCGCCGACCCGAGCGGGTGCCATGGCTCATCTCCGCTGTGACTTCTTCTCCGACGCACTCAGCCTGTCGACGTCGATGACGGTGCTGCTCCCACAGCCGACGACGTCCCAGGTCGGCATGGAGGGGGCCGCCGTCGATGGTGACCCGCCCGTCCTGTACCTGCTGCACGGGCTGTCGGACGACGACACCACGTGGCTCCGCCGCACGTCGATCGAGCGGTACGTCGCGGCGTTGGGCCTCGCGGTCGTCATGCCGCAGGTGCATCGCAGCTTCTACCTCGACGGCGTGCACACGGGCAGCTACTGGACGTTCATCTCTGACGAGCTCCCCGAGATCGTCCACCGGTTCTTCCGCGTCTCCGAACGCCGCGAAGACACGTTCGTGGCGGGTCTGTCCATGGGCGGGTACGGGGCGTTCCGGCTGGCGCTGCACCAGCCCGAACGGTTCGCTGCCGCAGCGAGCCTGTCCGGCGCGCTCGATCTGGCGTCGCTTCAGGGACTGTCCGAGCGCGAGCGGTTGATGGCCGCAGTGTTCGGCGAGCGGACGGTCGCAGACACCGACGACGACCTGATCGACGTGGTCGCCCGGGTCGACCCGGACGCGCTGCCCGCGCTCTACGTCGCGTGCGGCACCGAGGACCACCTGTACGAGCACAACCGCGCGTTCGTCGCGGCTGCTGCGCGCAACCGTGTGGCGTGCACGTACACGTTCGGGCCCGGCGAGCACGCGTGGGACTACTGGGACGCGACCATCTGTGACGTGCTGGACTGGCTGCCCCTGCAGCGGTCCGCGGTCCCGGCCTGAGGGCGGCGCTCCATCGTCGTTTGGGACGTGGGCAGCGGCACCCACCGCCGGACGTTCGCGCCTCGTCGGAGCAGAACACGACAGGGTCCGCGGTGCGTCGGACCGTGCAGCGGACGTGTCGAAACACGGAACAGTGTCCGAGAGTCCTCGACAGCCGCCGCGTCGTCGGCTAGAACGCGCGGTGAGGTGAGCTGATGACGCATGCGCCACACCCTCCCACCCCGCGGGTGACGCGGCGGCGGGTGCTCGCGTGGATGGGCGGCGCGGCGGCCGTGGCGTTACGCCCGATGCAGGCGATCGCGGCGACCACCAGGCGGTACCGCGTGATCTGCAAGGAGTCGTGGGGTGCCCGACCGCGGACCGGGTCGTTCCATTACCACCGCATCGAGCGCATCACGGTCCATCACAGCGCGGTCACGTTCTGGGACAACCGCAAGGCGCCCGCACGGTTTCGCTCGCATCAGCGCGCGCATCAGGAGCGAGGCTGGCCCGACATCGCCTACCACCTGCTGATCGACCGCCGCGGTCACGTCTACCGCGGCCGACCGTTGTGGGCGCGCGGCGACACCGCGACGAACTACAACCCGCACCGCCACCTGCTCGTCATGTGTGAGGGCAACTTCGACGAGCAGGCGCCGACCAGGGACCAGCTCAGGGCGCTGGTCGACGTGTTGGCCTGGGCGTGCGAGCGCTACGACCTGTCCGTGTGGCGCATCCATGGGCACCGTCGGTACGCCAGCACCGCCTGCCCCGGTCGGAACCTGTCGCGCCTGCTCACCGATGGCACCATCCGCCGCAGGGTCCGCCGCCGCATCAACGAGGGTGGCACCTCGCTGGTCAAGATCTGCGGCGACGCCGGCGACGCGCTGGTCGCACGCATCGTCAGTGGCGAGGTGTGACGCCCGACCGACGTGGGGGCCGTCGAGCGCGCGATCCGCTTCCGCCGCCATCGACGACGCCGCCAAGGGGGTATCGACTGTGCCGGGCGCCTTCGGTGGCGCGCCGTCGTGCGGCGAGCAGGGCGTCCGCGGTCGTCTGCTTCGCCGATGTCCGGCTGTTATCGTTGCTGGCTGTGACGAGTTGTGCGCTGGCGCGTCTGCTCCACGGGGGATCGCGCCGCCTGACGGGACCGGGACGCCGTGGTCGTGACACGTAGCGCAGCTTCGTGGCTGCTCGCCGCGCTGCTCATCGCGGGCTGCACGCCTGCCGGAACAGTGACCAGCGCCGGTGCGCCGCCGACGCCGACCCCGCACCCGTCGGTCAGCGAAGCCGTGGACGACGATCCGACGGACGCCGCGTCGGCAGCAGCCACCACCAGCTCAGAACCGGCCGTGGCGACGGACGCCTCGGAGACACCGACCGAAGCAGGGTCAGAGGACGGGTCCCGCGTCGCCGCCGAGGATGACGCGGATGAGCGTGGATCCGACGGTGCGAACGCGCAGTCGGGACAGCGCAAGCCGAAGGG
It encodes:
- a CDS encoding alpha/beta hydrolase family protein gives rise to the protein MAHLRCDFFSDALSLSTSMTVLLPQPTTSQVGMEGAAVDGDPPVLYLLHGLSDDDTTWLRRTSIERYVAALGLAVVMPQVHRSFYLDGVHTGSYWTFISDELPEIVHRFFRVSERREDTFVAGLSMGGYGAFRLALHQPERFAAAASLSGALDLASLQGLSERERLMAAVFGERTVADTDDDLIDVVARVDPDALPALYVACGTEDHLYEHNRAFVAAAARNRVACTYTFGPGEHAWDYWDATICDVLDWLPLQRSAVPA
- a CDS encoding Crp/Fnr family transcriptional regulator; this translates as MSWTLLRHLPDHDRRRIMQATTRRRFARGEVVFHEGDVGDALHLISRGRVAVRASTPMGEIATFAVLGPGDFFGEQALVSDGQSRTATIVALEPVETLAVGRATFEELRAAHPSVERFLVDVLAAQVRRLSAHLLEALFLPAEKRVARRLVMLADEYGAVTPDASAASARRGSGPLAARGVSRPDPVLIPLTQEQLAALAGTTRPTVNRALREMQDDGALRLGRGRIEILDLRAIRRRALAP
- a CDS encoding alpha/beta-hydrolase family protein translates to MASTKITEPVRTAPRAASSGPGPEVMSRYLSRAGLLGAGVFFAFSLFPSLLPRAAPVQGIVSGITVMIGYGLGVGVHWLWDYLGLPRTRGQARQITDVTVIVVVGFVMVSATWQHVGWQNAVRSLFGMDPVGPTGWPTVLVVTILVAAMILVVARSMRVLFHIIVGRLGRRLPRRLSLMLGAALLTVLLLTLWSGVLVNGFFTAANWFFAPRDAATDDGIVQPTSANRSGSPASLVPWDSLGRKGRTFVATGPTIEDLDDFNGGGAIEPIRVYAGLESADTLRARADLVLEELKRTNAFERDVLVVATTTGTGFLDANGVDPVEYIHNGDTAIVGVQYSYLPSWISLLADQEVVREDSRVVFDTIHGYWSTLPEASRPDIYLYGLSLGAYGAEAVLTSIGIVNEPIDGALLTGPPFVNELRNRLVAERDPGSPPWLPVYRRGRTVRFMAEDAGIAGSGTPWGDTRILYLQHASDPVVFFSPHLAYSPPEWLMDGQRGPDVADDFVWVPIVTMWQVLLDLPAAGGVPDGFGHMYSPEANAEGWAAVTDADWWSDIDTEALADALQDGA
- a CDS encoding response regulator transcription factor — translated: MLVVEDDPRIRAALVRELRERGHAVAPYAAGMEALAAATDDPPDVVVLDLGLPDVDGARWLRMFRAVSDAPVVVASARDDDPGIVATLDAGADDYLVKPYSIAQLEARLRAVLRRAEGGDPQEPMHVGDLVIDEAAREVTLDGRPVELSRLEFDLLAHLARHAGEVVSRRELLAEVWRQPFGGADKTVDVHLSWVRRKLGESAAEPRYLHTVRGVGVKLSPPP
- a CDS encoding peptidoglycan recognition family protein, whose amino-acid sequence is MTHAPHPPTPRVTRRRVLAWMGGAAAVALRPMQAIAATTRRYRVICKESWGARPRTGSFHYHRIERITVHHSAVTFWDNRKAPARFRSHQRAHQERGWPDIAYHLLIDRRGHVYRGRPLWARGDTATNYNPHRHLLVMCEGNFDEQAPTRDQLRALVDVLAWACERYDLSVWRIHGHRRYASTACPGRNLSRLLTDGTIRRRVRRRINEGGTSLVKICGDAGDALVARIVSGEV
- a CDS encoding HAMP domain-containing sensor histidine kinase, which gives rise to MRRRLVAVTLATTLTVAIAFVVPLAVLVRILATDRALDDADRAARTLIPVLVTGDRAAAEVAREQVAATSSADVTIILPGGAVLGPPVAETDLAAARRGSGVDRAAADGSRIRLTPVVGQEGTSVIQVVVPTASLTAGVGTAWLTLTAVGLALVGIAVVIADRLGRRAVAQASGVAAAARRLAAGESTARAPAADLPELDAAARALNTLADRIDALVAAEREAAADVSHRLRTPMTALRLDVDALPASAATERVIDDLAALDVAVDQVIRATRGGGEAPHAWTDAGRVVGERSAFWSALAADEQRPWSCTRPDETLPVAVDEERLAAVLDALLGNVLTHTDPPAGCRIAVDHVDGRVRIRIDDDGAGIPPGAARRGRSGGGSTGLGLDIARRTAESAGGSLLVGRGDHGGGRVDLLLPLSESEGFTSA